In one Burkholderiales bacterium GJ-E10 genomic region, the following are encoded:
- a CDS encoding flavodoxin reductase family protein, whose translation MRTLPLSRVAQMLAVSRGHLQHLTREGLLRSQDGMVDIEDLQRLFPQFDPVASGALEHVEQIKRNAFGRRVREYVLPSQEVLAQRAVALEEELAGLRRTVAGYEQLVTTLDGGLQRLAADPGSRALRQQLQQGLAAVGGADRAAASFSCRDGILGFMASQVTMHPSGHQFVVEGNDTILESGLRAGLALNYGCGNGSCGLCRARLVSGEPLRIRHSDYPMSAAERSQGYLLTCCHTAASDLVIETIEGTGASDIPEQQLVARIKALRPLGSDVLEVHLQFPRSSRLRFLAGQQAALGIAAPGGDLQGRYPIASCPCDERNLRFHLARDAADPFAQYAFGGAMRVNAEVGVRGPYGDFVLGDPPSPDLVFIAHDTGFALVRGMIEQALALDVPKLTLAWLATRASGHYAENLVLAWQDAFEQFRYFEAVDPDPAPGAARLLAPLLAEAWRQSSEYFIAGSDEFADYTKTELARAGVAGDRVHIFRR comes from the coding sequence ATGCGTACCCTGCCCTTGTCCCGTGTCGCGCAGATGCTCGCGGTTTCCCGTGGGCACCTGCAGCATCTCACGCGCGAAGGTTTGCTGCGTTCGCAGGACGGCATGGTGGATATCGAAGATTTGCAGCGGCTGTTTCCGCAGTTCGACCCGGTCGCAAGCGGCGCGCTCGAACACGTCGAACAGATCAAGCGCAACGCGTTCGGCCGTCGCGTGCGCGAGTACGTGCTACCCTCGCAGGAGGTGCTGGCACAACGTGCCGTAGCGCTCGAGGAAGAGCTTGCAGGTCTGCGCCGGACGGTAGCCGGCTACGAGCAACTCGTAACCACGCTCGACGGCGGCTTGCAGCGGCTCGCCGCGGATCCTGGGTCCCGTGCATTGCGCCAGCAGTTGCAGCAGGGGCTCGCTGCGGTCGGCGGCGCGGATCGAGCGGCGGCCTCGTTTTCCTGCCGGGACGGAATCCTGGGTTTCATGGCCTCCCAAGTCACAATGCATCCGAGCGGGCACCAGTTCGTGGTGGAAGGAAACGACACGATCCTGGAATCCGGCCTGAGAGCGGGACTGGCTTTGAATTACGGCTGCGGCAACGGCAGCTGCGGTTTGTGTCGGGCGCGGCTGGTTTCGGGCGAGCCACTGCGGATCCGGCATTCAGACTATCCGATGTCGGCTGCAGAGCGATCCCAGGGGTACCTGCTGACCTGCTGCCACACCGCCGCAAGCGACCTGGTAATCGAGACGATCGAGGGCACTGGTGCTTCCGACATTCCCGAACAGCAGCTGGTTGCCCGGATCAAGGCGTTGCGGCCGCTGGGCAGTGACGTGCTCGAAGTGCACCTGCAGTTTCCGCGCTCCAGCCGCCTGCGCTTTCTTGCCGGGCAGCAGGCCGCACTGGGTATCGCGGCGCCAGGCGGCGATTTGCAGGGACGGTATCCGATCGCAAGCTGTCCGTGTGACGAACGCAATCTGCGCTTTCACCTCGCGCGCGATGCGGCGGATCCGTTCGCCCAATACGCGTTCGGAGGCGCGATGCGCGTCAATGCCGAGGTTGGCGTTCGGGGCCCGTACGGAGACTTCGTGCTTGGCGATCCGCCGTCGCCGGACCTCGTATTCATCGCACACGATACCGGGTTTGCGCTGGTCCGCGGGATGATCGAGCAAGCGCTGGCCTTGGACGTCCCGAAACTGACATTGGCCTGGCTGGCAACGCGTGCTTCGGGCCACTATGCCGAAAACCTGGTCCTTGCCTGGCAGGATGCCTTCGAACAATTCCGGTATTTCGAGGCGGTCGACCCCGACCCTGCGCCGGGAGCAGCAAGGCTGCTCGCGCCGCTGCTGGCGGAGGCGTGGCGGCAATCGTCGGAGTACTTCATCGCCGGGTCGGATGAATTCGCGGACTACACCAAGACGGAGCTGGCGCGTGCCGGCGTTGCAGGGGATCGGGTGCACATTTTCCGGCGCTGA
- a CDS encoding protein YaiI: protein MSMMSEAAAALSKDGPSIWVDADACPGLLRDVLFRAAERTRTRLTMVANKALRTPPSQFVRALQVARGFDVADDAIVAALAPGDLVVTNDIPLAAQAIARGARVLDMRGSWVDDNTIGDRLATRDLLAELRDLGQASGGPAPLSQADRQAFANRLDQFLTAARR, encoded by the coding sequence GTGTCGATGATGAGCGAAGCCGCCGCAGCGCTCTCCAAGGACGGCCCTTCCATCTGGGTCGATGCCGATGCCTGCCCCGGGCTGCTGCGCGATGTACTGTTCCGTGCCGCCGAGCGGACCCGGACCCGCCTGACGATGGTGGCCAACAAGGCCTTGCGCACGCCGCCCTCGCAGTTCGTTCGCGCCTTACAGGTGGCGCGCGGCTTCGATGTCGCCGACGATGCGATCGTTGCCGCGCTCGCCCCAGGCGACCTAGTCGTCACCAACGACATTCCGCTCGCCGCGCAGGCGATCGCGCGCGGGGCCAGGGTGCTCGACATGCGCGGTTCCTGGGTCGACGACAACACGATCGGCGATCGGCTCGCCACGCGCGACCTGCTTGCGGAACTGCGCGATTTGGGTCAGGCGAGCGGCGGCCCCGCACCGCTGTCGCAAGCGGATCGCCAGGCCTTCGCAAACCGGCTCGACCAGTTTCTGACGGCGGCACGTCGCTGA
- a CDS encoding Sua5/YciO/YrdC/YwlC family protein, with amino-acid sequence MTGEPVGLPGVQGILDEPAPIDGAQIARAVDALLHGGLVAFPTETVYGLGADAAQADAVARIFDVKGRPRGHPLIVHVAGIAAAQAWARDVPQHARVLMERFWPGPLTLILPRSARASDAVTGGQDSVGLRVPANPWALALIHGLCAGRNDPAAAIAAPSANRFGRISPTRAAHVRADLGEKPLGAVDVILDGGASTVGIESTIVDCTGGTLRVLRPGFLRADEIAAAVAATGVAVTVASDDEEAPRASGRLKGHYAPRKPLELVAPEDLGRRIAALRPTRLAVLAPEAAMAGTGPALAPDLAMRLPASDDADAYARTLYDHLREMDASGADRLLVAVPPSGAQWDAIHDRLRRAQAGSDAGAD; translated from the coding sequence TTGACCGGAGAGCCCGTCGGATTGCCCGGCGTGCAGGGCATCCTGGACGAACCCGCGCCCATCGACGGCGCGCAGATCGCCCGCGCGGTCGATGCCTTGCTGCACGGCGGCCTGGTCGCGTTCCCGACCGAAACCGTCTACGGCCTTGGCGCCGATGCCGCGCAAGCCGATGCCGTGGCGCGGATCTTCGACGTCAAGGGCCGGCCCCGCGGCCATCCGCTGATCGTCCATGTCGCCGGCATCGCAGCGGCCCAGGCCTGGGCCCGCGATGTCCCGCAGCATGCACGCGTTCTCATGGAACGGTTCTGGCCGGGCCCCCTCACGCTGATCCTGCCGCGGTCGGCGCGCGCTTCGGATGCGGTCACCGGGGGGCAGGACAGCGTCGGCCTGCGGGTGCCCGCGAACCCTTGGGCCCTGGCGTTGATTCACGGCCTGTGCGCCGGCAGGAACGATCCGGCGGCGGCGATCGCCGCGCCCAGCGCCAATCGCTTCGGCCGGATCAGCCCCACCCGCGCCGCGCACGTGCGCGCCGACCTCGGCGAAAAACCTCTGGGCGCGGTCGACGTCATCCTCGACGGCGGCGCCAGCACCGTGGGCATCGAATCGACCATCGTCGATTGCACCGGCGGGACCCTGCGCGTGCTGCGCCCCGGGTTCCTCCGCGCCGACGAGATCGCCGCCGCGGTCGCGGCGACCGGCGTGGCGGTCACCGTGGCATCCGACGACGAGGAGGCGCCCCGCGCCTCCGGCCGCCTGAAGGGCCACTACGCCCCGCGCAAGCCGCTCGAACTCGTCGCGCCCGAGGATCTCGGCCGGCGCATCGCCGCGCTGCGCCCGACCCGCCTCGCCGTGCTGGCGCCCGAAGCGGCCATGGCCGGCACCGGCCCCGCGCTCGCGCCCGACCTGGCGATGCGCCTGCCGGCGTCCGATGACGCCGATGCCTACGCGCGCACGTTGTACGACCACCTCCGGGAGATGGACGCCAGCGGTGCCGACCGCCTGCTCGTCGCCGTGCCGCCGTCCGGCGCGCAGTGGGATGCGATCCACGACCGGCTGCGCCGCGCGCAGGCCGGAAGCGACGCCGGCGCCGACTGA
- a CDS encoding dissimilatory sulfite reductase yields MMPTTAEIMGATRDRDVAAAFPHAPFHWSPSQAEALAKAEGLALTDDHWKAIRSLQSYFARHEDQPVNMRELHDALDEQFHPNGGIRMLYQLFPGGPVAQGCRLAGLKAPYLATDPSFGSVS; encoded by the coding sequence ATGATGCCCACCACTGCAGAGATCATGGGCGCAACCCGGGATCGCGATGTTGCCGCGGCATTCCCCCATGCGCCCTTCCACTGGTCGCCAAGCCAGGCCGAGGCGCTGGCCAAGGCGGAAGGATTGGCGCTCACCGACGACCACTGGAAGGCGATCCGGAGTTTGCAATCCTATTTCGCCCGGCATGAAGACCAGCCCGTCAACATGCGTGAACTGCACGACGCGCTCGACGAGCAATTTCACCCCAACGGCGGAATCCGGATGCTGTACCAGCTCTTCCCGGGCGGTCCCGTCGCCCAAGGCTGCCGCCTCGCCGGCCTCAAGGCGCCGTATCTCGCGACGGACCCGAGCTTCGGAAGCGTTTCCTGA
- a CDS encoding transmembrane protein, which produces MLQAFLVSTSVVALAEIGDKTQLLSLILAARYRKPTPIVLGVLAATLANHTGAGAIGLWLSRMLNPAILDWAIVASFLFMAGWILVPDRLEEDEVATPRSGFGVFGTTAMAFFLAEMGDKTQVATIALAARFHALFAVVGGTTLGMLLANVPVITLGHRFADRLPAKAVHAVACLLFVILGGLALRNALTQTPL; this is translated from the coding sequence TTGCTGCAGGCCTTTCTCGTCTCGACCAGCGTCGTCGCCCTGGCGGAAATCGGCGACAAGACCCAGTTGCTTTCCCTGATCCTGGCGGCGCGCTACCGCAAGCCGACGCCGATCGTCCTGGGCGTGCTCGCGGCGACCCTTGCCAATCACACCGGAGCGGGGGCGATCGGCCTCTGGCTGTCGCGGATGTTGAACCCGGCCATCCTCGACTGGGCCATCGTTGCGTCCTTCCTTTTCATGGCCGGGTGGATCCTCGTTCCCGACCGGCTCGAGGAAGACGAGGTCGCGACGCCCCGGAGCGGTTTCGGCGTCTTCGGGACGACCGCCATGGCATTCTTTCTCGCCGAGATGGGAGACAAGACCCAGGTTGCGACGATCGCACTCGCAGCCCGTTTCCATGCGCTGTTTGCCGTCGTCGGGGGAACGACCCTCGGCATGCTGCTCGCCAACGTGCCGGTCATCACCCTCGGGCATCGGTTTGCGGACCGGCTGCCCGCCAAGGCGGTGCATGCCGTCGCCTGTCTGCTCTTCGTGATCCTCGGCGGACTGGCACTGCGCAACGCGCTGACGCAGACGCCGCTCTGA
- a CDS encoding cold-shock DNA-binding protein family protein encodes MATGTVKWFNDAKGFGFITPDDGSKDLFAHFSEIKGGGFKSLSEGQRVQFVVKQGAKGPQATEIEII; translated from the coding sequence ATGGCTACTGGTACCGTCAAGTGGTTCAACGACGCAAAGGGGTTTGGATTCATTACGCCTGACGATGGCAGCAAGGATCTGTTCGCGCACTTCTCCGAGATCAAAGGCGGCGGCTTCAAGTCGCTGAGCGAGGGGCAGCGCGTGCAGTTCGTCGTCAAGCAGGGCGCAAAGGGCCCGCAAGCAACCGAAATCGAGATCATCTGA
- a CDS encoding pterin-4-alpha-carbinolamine dehydratase, which produces MSELTERKCKPCEGGVVPMEREAAEALTRGLAPGWGLSEDGISLRREFRFRDFYRTMSFVNALAHIANIEDHHPDLEIGYNYCRVRYTTHAIRGLSENDFICAAKIDLIPLG; this is translated from the coding sequence ATGAGTGAACTGACGGAACGCAAATGCAAGCCCTGCGAGGGCGGCGTCGTACCGATGGAGCGCGAGGCGGCCGAGGCGCTGACCCGTGGCCTTGCGCCCGGCTGGGGCCTCTCGGAAGACGGGATTTCCCTGCGGCGCGAATTCCGCTTCCGGGACTTCTACCGCACCATGAGCTTCGTCAACGCCCTCGCGCACATCGCCAACATCGAGGACCATCATCCGGATCTCGAGATCGGCTACAACTATTGCCGCGTGCGCTACACGACGCACGCCATCCGGGGTCTGTCCGAGAACGATTTCATCTGCGCCGCGAAGATCGACCTCATCCCGCTCGGCTGA
- a CDS encoding phosphoribosylglycinamide formyltransferase 1, protein MSKLELLERRRDLLVLSARLQRANIETRLDRLEAHPERALFDCAMHQLSRQAMRGALLTGMIKLLVKRWRGAQNHDR, encoded by the coding sequence ATGAGCAAACTTGAGCTGCTGGAGCGGCGTCGCGATTTGCTGGTTCTGTCGGCACGATTGCAACGCGCCAACATCGAAACGCGCCTCGACCGATTGGAGGCGCATCCGGAGCGGGCGCTGTTCGATTGCGCGATGCATCAGCTATCCCGCCAAGCGATGCGCGGCGCATTGCTGACCGGGATGATCAAGCTCCTGGTGAAGCGCTGGCGCGGCGCGCAAAACCACGACCGATGA
- a CDS encoding ABC transporter, ATP-binding protein: MTLLTLLEGELAFGMTPLLDRAHFVLQEGERVGLIGRNGTGKSSLLAAFDGRLALDDGEVRRREGLRVVYVEQEPVLPPASTFLESLSQRAGWDAMQDEREGWRLRARLTEALHRFGLDESADPARASGGERKRAALALAFALEPELLMLDEPTNHLDVSAIEQLEDFLIEEQRASRAAIVITHDRRFLDRVATRIVELDRGQLRSFPGNFSAYEERKAEQLAAEDVVRRKFDRFWAQEEVWIRKGVEARRTRNEGRVRRLERLRVERSERRERLGSVRLQIDAGNRSGKLVAELERAGKDFDGRRIVDDLTLRVMRGDRLALVGPNGAGKSTLIQMLLGKLAPDRGTVRLGTQLEIAYFDQLREQLDPERTVVETISPGSEWIEIGATRKHVMSYLGDFLFSPRRADAPVRTLSGGERNRLLLARLFARPANLLVLDEPTNDLDMESLELLESTLAEYAGTLLFVSHDRAFVDNVATQTLVAMGDGTWREFPGGYSDAAAQGAFRASGQPAAPDVAPAPAPPRPGKPARATRREPQDKLSFKEQRELEAAPEKIETLEAELAEIHARSGSPEYYRTGAEQMRADRERCEQIERELARWFERWSDLEARAQRASMPGSSA, translated from the coding sequence ATGACCCTGCTGACCCTGCTGGAAGGCGAACTTGCCTTCGGCATGACTCCTTTGCTGGACCGCGCGCACTTTGTTTTGCAGGAGGGCGAGCGGGTCGGGCTGATCGGCCGCAACGGCACCGGCAAGTCCTCTCTTCTGGCGGCGTTCGACGGCCGCCTTGCCCTCGATGACGGCGAGGTGCGCCGGCGCGAAGGCCTGCGCGTGGTGTACGTCGAGCAGGAGCCGGTGCTGCCGCCGGCGTCGACCTTCCTGGAATCCTTGTCCCAGCGGGCCGGCTGGGATGCCATGCAGGACGAACGCGAAGGGTGGCGACTGCGCGCGCGCCTGACCGAGGCCCTGCATCGCTTCGGGCTCGACGAGAGTGCCGATCCGGCGCGGGCCTCGGGCGGTGAACGCAAGCGCGCCGCGCTGGCGCTGGCCTTCGCGCTCGAACCCGAGCTGCTGATGCTCGACGAGCCGACCAACCATCTCGACGTGAGCGCGATCGAGCAGCTCGAAGACTTCCTCATCGAAGAACAGCGGGCAAGCCGGGCGGCCATCGTCATCACCCATGACCGACGCTTTCTCGATCGCGTCGCTACGCGCATCGTCGAACTCGATCGCGGCCAGTTGCGGTCGTTCCCCGGGAACTTTTCCGCCTACGAGGAACGCAAGGCCGAACAACTCGCGGCCGAAGACGTCGTGCGGCGCAAATTCGACCGCTTCTGGGCGCAGGAAGAGGTGTGGATCCGCAAAGGCGTCGAGGCCCGCCGCACGCGCAACGAGGGCCGCGTACGGCGACTGGAGCGTCTCCGCGTCGAGCGCAGCGAGCGGCGCGAGCGCCTGGGCTCGGTGCGCCTGCAGATCGACGCCGGCAACCGTTCGGGCAAGCTGGTGGCGGAGCTCGAGCGGGCAGGAAAGGATTTCGATGGCCGGCGGATCGTCGACGACCTGACCCTGCGGGTGATGCGCGGCGATCGCCTGGCCCTCGTCGGCCCCAACGGCGCGGGCAAGAGCACCTTGATCCAGATGCTGCTGGGCAAACTGGCGCCCGACCGCGGCACGGTACGCCTAGGCACCCAGCTGGAGATCGCCTATTTCGATCAGCTGCGCGAGCAGCTCGATCCCGAGCGCACGGTCGTCGAGACGATTTCGCCGGGGTCGGAATGGATCGAGATCGGCGCGACGCGCAAGCACGTCATGAGCTACCTGGGCGACTTCCTGTTCTCGCCGCGCCGGGCCGATGCGCCGGTTCGCACGCTCTCCGGCGGCGAACGCAATCGTCTGCTGCTGGCGCGCCTGTTCGCGCGGCCCGCCAATCTGCTGGTGCTCGACGAACCCACCAACGATCTGGACATGGAGTCGCTGGAACTGCTCGAGTCCACCCTGGCGGAGTACGCCGGGACGCTGCTGTTCGTATCCCACGATCGCGCGTTCGTCGACAACGTCGCGACCCAGACCCTGGTGGCGATGGGCGACGGCACCTGGCGGGAATTTCCCGGCGGGTATTCGGACGCTGCCGCGCAAGGGGCATTCCGGGCGTCCGGGCAGCCTGCGGCGCCGGATGTCGCTCCCGCCCCGGCCCCGCCCCGGCCGGGCAAGCCCGCGCGCGCGACCCGACGGGAGCCGCAGGACAAGCTGAGCTTCAAGGAGCAGCGGGAACTGGAGGCGGCGCCGGAGAAGATCGAAACCCTGGAAGCGGAGCTGGCCGAGATCCACGCGCGCAGCGGCAGCCCGGAGTACTACCGGACCGGCGCGGAACAGATGCGTGCCGACCGCGAGCGTTGCGAGCAGATCGAGCGCGAACTCGCCCGGTGGTTCGAGCGCTGGTCGGATCTGGAGGCGCGCGCGCAGCGCGCGTCGATGCCCGGCTCCAGCGCCTGA